Within Conger conger chromosome 3, fConCon1.1, whole genome shotgun sequence, the genomic segment CCAGGTCTCAAAATATCAACACCATGCTATGAAGGAGGAATTTTCTGAGGTTTGTATTAGAAATATAACTCTCTCAATTGTAAAACAACTCACTATCACTATCAGATTAATAATTCAGTTATGTGTGGGGGGTTGtgaattattttatgaaattcCAGCCAGGAAATCCTGTTGGCCCAACAAGAATCCTAAATCCACAAGTGGAGGAACAAATTCGGATTCAGACAGGCTGTTATGTACATTCCTGCCATTGTTGAGCTGATGCTATCAGGAGCCTGGCTTTCTGAACCGCGCTGATTGTGTCTGGACCAAAGTTACAATGCAGGTTTATTTGGAAGGAAGGGCTGTTCATTTTGAATGCATACTTTGCGTTACTCGCTCCCTGtacctctacctctacctctcTGGCCTAGATTCAATCAACAGCTGTGCTTTAAACTTGACTCTTACAAGTGACCACATCTGTAAGTATACTTCTTAACAAATACAGCTTGGCGAGTTCAGCGATagccaaaattaaaaattaaattatttgtaattACAAATGGATGAGGTATGAACACTCACAGCAAACatattaaaacaaacacatccacaaagtacaaaacacacacgcacacacactagtgTTAACCcctgtagtcttaacattctatatactccccttgtcctaagggtcaaaaattatttaccttcactaaacccctaaaataaagcagcccAGACACGTCTCAgtattgaattttaaaccccaaatatattttgcatgaagaaaaaacctgtcactcatcacaaactttgaaaaaagatcatttcgggagttttctccactgttaaacatagtggcggtaattttttacccttaggacaacacaagggttaatctCTTTtcctcacacacgcactatgtagttgtatgtgtgtgtgtgtgtgttgtgattgCTGTTGGAGGAGGATGAGTGAAGATTGGTGGAGAGTCAGGGCTCTTCTCCACCTTGTGCTCCCAGCACAGCAGGCTGTCCTCTCCCACTGCGCAGGGACTTTCTGCGCTACAAAAGAGCGGTCCCACCTCAACATTAAAATACCGCCCTTGTTTACAAACTTCAGAACCGGTCCATTCAACAGGGTTTCTCCTTTGAACCGAGATTACCCTGTCAGAACACATCCCGTGATTATTAAACTAAAAAGACAaggcatgcgcatgtgtgtacgcGTGGGAACGGGGATATTTGGATAAATATTTTGGAGATAAGCTACAAATAATGtcttttatttaactttttatgATATGTATGCTCGTTCCTTTCAggttttttctcgccactgtttgaactagcgagtcgtttacctcatgtgctattTTGGGGCTTAGGGCTAGTATTTCCagttttttcttcccttctgttactctgtaaagcgtctttagGACAGTCTGCACCGAAGAAAAGTGCTTCACAaataaactgaattgaattgaattgtatgTGCTGCATGTTCTGAATTTGGGGCAGTTGTGTAACAGCAGCTGACACAAGGGTGTGTTGAGGCATGACAGTGAAAACGGCTGTTAttccggggggtgggggggggcgcatGGGGTGGTTGAGTATCAGTGTTGTGCTAATTTGCCACACAAACATATTTAGCGGCGTTTGGTAGGCGTGTCTGATACGGTCTCTCTCACAAACTGCCTTGGTGAGGAAACAGTGCTGTCTGCCTGGGTGTTGAAAGAGCCCTTCGCGGTCGCACTTTTCCCAAACGCCTTCCAGCTGCCCCCATTGTGCGGCCTATGTGAGAGCACTGGGATAATTTACAAGCCTTTAGcccccccgctctcccccaCACAGAGGAGTTTACAGAGGGGACTCTGTGCTGTGGGGACAAAGGGGGGACCCTCCTTATGTCTTTATATTCGTTTCAGCCAGGCTGGAGATTCCAGGAGACCCACGCTCCACCCTACACCACACGCCTGACCTCACTCAAcatcacacacgcatatgcGCACAGATACGCATAAGCACACACAATCTATGACATATGTCCACACATactttcacatacacatactgttaCAAACCTGCAaatacatgcgcgcacacaaaaacactttcacacatCACTATTACACGTACATACCATGTGCCATTACACATATATAGAGTACATAATCGCCTACACACATTCTATCACATAGTgtacataatcacacacaggcacataagTACAGGCCCCCATATACATAttcacatgtactcacacataTGAATGTACACGTGTACAAACGTACACACATGAGAGCTTGGGAAATGGAGGGTTCCTCATTGTTATTTTGCCAGCTCACACAGgctaaaacatttcaaaatcaaaGTACATTAAATCATCCTTGGCACAATgagacagcaactaaatggcaCCTTTAACAATGGGGTCGCTAACACCCTGCTTCCAGCTTTCTTAATGAAACACTCTGAATTGCTGTTTTCAAAATGTTAGGTACCAATCTATGTCCTTCCTGCCTGTCtacctccacttcctctctcctttctttctgAAAATGAGGGGTTTCTTCACGCCATCAATCGACCAGACCTTGAGCATACATGTTTCAACACAGTCTCAAAACCCTTGAGGTCCCCACCAGACCCAGTTCTCTGAAATGAGGATCTTGCTCAAGCTCTCGCTAAGCAGTAATCTTAGAACTGTAATCATCTTGATCTTCGCTTCCTGAGAACGGCAGTGGAAGTCAGCCTGACAGGATCCAACCGGCCCAGAACGTTCCGGCGCGCGCACCCCTGAGCACACTGAATATGGAGATCAGGACCCTATTGACCGCGGAATCCACTACGTATTCAGGGCAGATACAAGCCCCTTTTGTGCCCGGtcgtacagaacacacacagctttctTTTTTCAACGAAAGCATGAAAACTAGATGCGCATCACAAGGGAATGCCACTTAAAATGTCTCTAAGCTGATTTTGGTAGGATGTTGATGAGTTTTGTGTACTGTCTGTAAACACGTGTGTAAGCAAAACTGTATATTGATGTACCAGCGGTTTCAGAAAGAATGTAGCCTGCGTAATGGAAATGCCTGGCCTGCAGAAGGATGATCTTATTTTATTGCTGGAGACACCCTCATGTGGGTGGATGGAATTTGTCACGTCTAATTTGATATATGGTGGCTTGGCCAGGGCAGAGACAAGAAATATGTAGCAATACGCAGGCATTGAAAAGCAAAGCGAAACATGATGCTTCTGTATTTTATATACACTTGCCTTTTGAGACTATTGTACAGTGTATAAAGAAGGCACTTGAAGTGCTTTCATAGTTTAAAAATTCTAAATGATCATTTTTACCCAATGTTGCGATCCATGTGGATTTGTTACTTGGTTTGTGCTTGgacattgaaaatattttcatcatgGAAAACCAGTGGAAAGTGATGGTCATAGATTCCTCTGTCCTTGAAGGAGcagtgaaaaagaaacaaaattgaaacattaaagtgagcaaaatgtaatttttgccTAGATTAAGTCATTTGAATGGAGAATAAAGGGCAGACCTTGGTCCCAGAAATTTCGACCCGGTCAAAGTGGCCCAAGATAGATGATTACACAAATTGTATAAATGGAAGATACTAGAAACCATACATTTTGTCAAAGACTATTCTACAGTTTTGTGATCATTTCAGACAAGGCAAAGAGATGAAGCAAAGAGATGAACAGGTTCCACTTTtgtataaaaattattttatttcacggtataaaaaaaacatgttaacagaaaatgcaaaaatatatcaTAAGAAATATATTACTTTGGTTTATAAATATTACATATCAAACAGCAGTCTCCTGCGATTGGTGTCCCCTGAATCGTGCTTTTGGGGAGCAGCCACAGGACTGCACAGCAGTACAGAGTCATGAGGTATTCTGCGGTCATATTCGGGTCGTTCTCCGGTTGGGATCGGGGAACGCCCCAAAAAGGCAACTATTGGCGTTACAGAAATAGGGTCAGTCTGATTGTGACAGCGATCTTCCGCAGGCAATTCAGATAAAAAAAGGTAATACATTCATTTGTTTGCTAAACTGGGGGCAGTGACCCGGCATCTAGCCTCTTGCTAGCTTTAGCGATAAACAATCTTCGCTGGTGTCAAATAAAGCAGGCCACTTCGAAAGCGACTTCAAACTAccaaatacatataaataatcACCTGAGTGAACAACAGCATTAAATACTCCTGTCTTATGAGGCAAAGGGGATTTCCTCCCCCTTGTATCAGCTTATATGGTGGAACACAAGCCTGGTTATTGAAGATACTGCCCCCCCCATGCATCCTGGCCATGGCACTTCAAAGCCAAGGACCATCCGAACACACAGAAATGGGGGCAAAATGCTCaagcccccccttccccttgCACTCCACTTCTCACACCGGCCTCTTGGCCTTCATCTTGAGGGACAAGCTTTTCAGCACAAGTCCAGCATTTCCTTCAATGGTACAGTCAGTCACGATGCTTCAGTTCAGGGCCTACTGCCCACAGGGACGTACGGAGGAATGCCGGTGGCCCCTGCCACattagaggggagggggggggtctagTGCTTCTGCGACGCGGCCCGAACACGTGACCGCGGCCTGAGCCGGAGGTCAAAGTCCCAAGTGCACCAGGGCCTCCTAACTGGACCGGAAGGTGACCGGCGACAGCCACGGCGGCGCGTTTACCCTCCGAGGGGTGAGTCCGGGTGCGGGTGCCCCCCTCAGCAGCTGGGCGAGGTGGTGATGGGGCTGTGCAGGAAGGCCAGGGGGCTGGCGGTGGGGAGGACGGGGATGGAGACGGGGAAGTTGAAGACCGTGGCGCTCTGGCCCAGGGCGGGGCTGCCGGCCTCGGCCGAACAGGTGGAGGAGGCCAGCACCTGTGACTCGAACTGCAGCAGCTGCCCCATGAAGCTGAAGTTGGGCGAGATGATGCTGCGCCGCTGCTTGACAAACTCAAAGGCCTCGTCCAGACGCACGCGGTTGGTGCGCATCAGGTACGCCAGGCAGATGGTGGCGGAGCGCGAGATCCCCGCCTGGCAGTGCACGAAGACGCGGCCGCCGGTGTTCCGCACggagtctgagagagacacagagagagagagagcaggtcagTACAGTGCACATTCGACAGTCACGTATCAATGAGGTCACAGTTACTGAGGTCACGTAGGGGAGCTGGAATGGGGGCAGGGCTGAATGGGGGGCAGGGCTGAATGGTGAGCAAGTGTGAACGGCAGGAAACCGATTGTATCCCTCCTCTCTGGGCCTCTTTCAGAGGCAAATTAAACCGTTAATGATGGTGGTCTCGCTTCTCATTTGGggacaggaagaggaggtgaCAGTTGGAGGGGGATGGGTGGGGCTCCCCGTAGGGCCTGCACACAAAGTTGACACAAAAGTGGGGTGGAGGGTCTCCCTCCCGctggcaggggggaggggaggaaggCAGTGCAAGGCTGGGGAGACTGCCTTTTGTTCTGCCGGAACAAAGAGCCCGGAGATCATTCAAAACACAGCATGCTCAGCCCAGGTCGTGGCCCCATGCTTAACATGAAAAAAGGGGGTACCCCCCccttcagggggggggggggggcagtgatgATGTAAGCCCCATCCCCATTATTCACCGCTACAGAGGGAAGCCTGGCTGGACAGCTGGTCAATTTGGAGGGAAACTAGGATTCAAATTTAATTCAAGCCACTCCAGGGAacaggttgtgtttgtgtgtgtgtgtgtgtgggggggggggtcatttccGTAGAAGCATCTGTGCAGGACTGAGGGGGGGCATTTGTCAGTGTGAAGTGTGGAGGGAAAGGGGCTAGGGAAGGGGGATTTTAGAGGGAAATTTGTAAAGAAACTCACCAATAAATTCAATAGCTTCGTTGAACCAGGAGCTGATGTCAGCTTTGTGGTTGTCCTCCACCGGAATGCTCTTATATTGGTAGTGGCCCTCAAAATGATTTGGGCAGTTGGCAGAGACGTTGATAAGGGCTGTGATGCCCAGGGTGTCCAACATGTCTTTTCTAGATGCATGATATGCGCTGCCCAGATACAGAAACGGCAGAATCTCCACCGGCCCACCCTGagaaacacaacaaaataaaacattacttttCCGTTTAACCAAAACAGacccataaataaatattattatccttcatttgtttttgtaaagccGTAGTACAAGAGAATTTTCTTTGAAAAGAGAATATCAAAACGTATTAAAATCTTACCTGGTCGTAAAGGGGAGTGTTGCAGGAGCTGCAGCCGGATTCAGCGCTGTTGGGCTGGGAGTTGGCGCTCAGCGGAAGGCACAAACCCTGGGGAGGAGCCGGCTTGGTGCACTTATCGGGGAACTCGGAGGAAAACGTCTCGAAGCCACCTAAGCAACAATCGCTAACGTTAACAATCCAActcccaaacaaaaacaagtgacaGCTGTCTTGTCGATTGCCTATTTTAGCATTCAATATGCCACCAAGATGCACGAAGCCAGTTGGCTGACAGCTGCTGAACAGCATTTGTTTGTCGCCTTAAACAGGCAGCTTCTGTCTAGCGTAGTGTCAGCAGCGACGTTATCGGGGCACACGGTGACAATTTAACAACTTTTAAAGGATTCCATACAGTTGTTGGGTTGTGCGATAAAGTTGTACTCTCGTATACGAAGGACGACTTGCACTAAACTCGAATGTACAAAGGCGCAAAATGTAGGCTTACCTTTAAGCAGAAATATGCTGGCGCCACATGGATCGCGGCACAAGGCGGTCACAGCGAGCATTAACGTCCCATCCTTTTTCACATGGTCAAAGTCCAAGCTCCGGTCATCAAGAAACACAACCGCCTGGTACTTCCCAGATAAGAGTTTGTTCCTAGTTTGCTCGTTGGGGACAATATGTTCCAAGCCCAGACCACCTCTGGCTCTCCGGCGCACGATAGTGCTAAAACGCACGTTAGTCGAACCTGGTATGTGAGAGGAGTTGAACGAAAAGAAAGAGCGACAGTCCAGGACAAGGCAGCCCGATCCGTCCCCCTCCAACAGATTTCGGAAGGTGGCGCAGTCGATGCTGGGGACTTCCATTATGACCATAGTAGAGCGACGTGCGGAAAAAGACAAgtctaaatacataaaaagacCTGAACGTTTACAAAAAGCACAAAGATCCTTCCTGTGTTGTTGTTTATTCCTTTCTCGATAAAGGTTTCCAAAGTCTCCTTTTAGATCGTATTCAGTCGATTTCTGCTTTGTTCCTAAAACGGAGAAGTAACTCGTTCCCTTTCGAAAGAAAAAGCGGTATCTTTGTAAACGCAAACAAATATATATCTATTCGTATGAATAGGTATCCGTGACTTCTTCGGAGCTAACAGTGcccctttcctttttcttttttgtaagtTTTAGATCTGCTCGTCTACAGAGCTCGAATGTTCGCAACTTCAAAATCCTTAATCTCAGAGGGCTTTATGTGCTCTTTATGAATGAGGAATTGATGACGTTGAGTCTCCGCCCTTCTTGGCTCTCCGCCCGAGAATTTGCACAGACGTCATGCGTAAGCTTGAGTCAAACCGTACCAGAGATCccacaaactaaacaaaactaAGGTCTTGGTGTTACAGGCACCCGAGGCAAGGTATTTTACcggtatttcattttttcttgtATCCATTTTTGcatacccccccctcccccccatatAATTATCTTTTGGTCATGGTAACTTAATAAAgctcaaataaaaatacataaatgaacaaaacaaaaatcaatcTAATTATTGATATTTCAAAAGGAATCATGAAAATATGATCAAAGGTTATATGATATACATACATAGTGTTTACATAAAGGTAACAACATATattgtacacatgcacacacacacacgtgtgtgagaACTGTTTATGGTTTGTATGGGAAAATAAGTCCCATTACTAAGTGTTCATTcgtctgtctgttttttaacAAAGAGGACCCCTGTTTAGCTATGAAAACCCTTACTGTCCCAGGACTTGTTCAAAGGAGGATTCTCACAAAATTTCTGAAGGAAAATTCCGTGATGTTATTGTTTGTTGTGCATTTTATTCTCTTCTACAGATGAGAGCTGACAAATATCGTGACAATAAGCAAATTCCTGTCATGGCTGCAATAAAAGTTTATATGTTGTTTTTAGTAGGCGGCAGTACGGTGCGACCGATGAGAGGCAGAGCAAAGGTGAGCCATAAAGGTTAATCACTGTACGACAGCCTGAGCTCTGGTACATTTCCACCGCGCCGAAAACAGGCCCCGCCATGCCGTGCGTGCCCGGGGGCAGGTGGAAGCACGGCTTCCtgggatatgtgtgtgtttgtttactcCTCATAGATCCAGTTTGGCAGGTTTACGCACACCTCCATCATGCCTAAAGTATGGCGACAAAGTCAACATAATCACTGCCATTTGGGACAGCCTCAGTGGGCTGTTGTAAAGATGTAGGAcacttcttcttttcttttttcttttttaaagtggCACAATACACAAAAAAGGCAGGGCAGCTATGCGACCCACGCATTCTGCCTAACGACAACGGGAGGTCCTGAAAATCGTAGAAATACACCTGAGCTTTGTGTCTGTTGTTGTGTAACATGCCCTTGATTTTGTTCAAGCCAATTAAAAATGCCTGAGCATGTGTATGCACGtttatacacccacacacatacacatacacacacacagacagagttaCATGTATGTTATGGATGGAGCAAGATTTACATGGTTTTGTCTTTCAAGCCTGACTAAACCCATCAGATCAATCCAGTGTTCTGGTCAAACCCCATAAGTTCCatgaaaacaataaatgtgGCAGTTAAACACATTCATGAAGGTGAGTGAGGCGAGCCAAAGCTAATTATGTTTAACAAATTATTACTGTAAATTGTGACAATCATCTCCTGTCACCTTCAGTTAACTCCAGCAGCTGACTCATCATATACTAGGCTGCATAATGTTCTGtgtttccctcctctctggttaaTGGACAGTGACTGACTGCTTGTTTACAGGCTACAGGTGTGTAAGGTTTATGAGATGCTGACCTTTGGTCATTGCTTGGAGCAGTTCTGTTTATGCATGTGATTTACAGGTTGAATAAAAAGCAAATTAAGCAAGGAGGTGTGGGACTGAAAACAGTGGACATTTTGATATaaagaaatgcaaatgtattacaCCGGTGTATATTTACATACAGCTAAAGGCCAAATTATTGGgacagtaacacattttttctgttttggcgTTGTACTCatgaatgtgaaataaaacaatgactatgtggttaaagtgctggCATTTACATCTATATGGTGGTTAGCTGTATTGGagttacagccctttttatacat encodes:
- the dusp1 gene encoding dual specificity protein phosphatase 1, which translates into the protein MYLDLSFSARRSTMVIMEVPSIDCATFRNLLEGDGSGCLVLDCRSFFSFNSSHIPGSTNVRFSTIVRRRARGGLGLEHIVPNEQTRNKLLSGKYQAVVFLDDRSLDFDHVKKDGTLMLAVTALCRDPCGASIFLLKGGFETFSSEFPDKCTKPAPPQGLCLPLSANSQPNSAESGCSSCNTPLYDQGGPVEILPFLYLGSAYHASRKDMLDTLGITALINVSANCPNHFEGHYQYKSIPVEDNHKADISSWFNEAIEFIDSVRNTGGRVFVHCQAGISRSATICLAYLMRTNRVRLDEAFEFVKQRRSIISPNFSFMGQLLQFESQVLASSTCSAEAGSPALGQSATVFNFPVSIPVLPTASPLAFLHSPITTSPSC